A DNA window from Brassica napus cultivar Da-Ae chromosome C1, Da-Ae, whole genome shotgun sequence contains the following coding sequences:
- the LOC106383010 gene encoding DNA damage-repair/toleration protein DRT100, which yields MKLNVVVSLILLLISTATCCPPSDLRALLAFRSALHEPYLGIFNSWTGQDCCHNWYGVSCDAVTHRVADINLRGESEDPIFERAHRTGYMTGRISPAICDLARLSAITIADWKGISGDIPKCITRLSFLRTIDLIGNQISGEIPNDIGRLNRLAVLNVADNRISGSIPKSLTNLSSLMHLDLRTNLITGLIPTDFGRLTMLSRALLSGNRITGRIPESLTKIYRLADVDLSGNQLYGTIPPSLGRMPVLATLNLDGNKISGEIPQTLMTSSVMNLNLSRNLLQGKIPEGFGPRSYFTVLDLSYNNLKGPIPSSISGASFIGHLDLSHNHLCGRIPVGSPFDHLEAASFMFNDCLCGKPLKACLKN from the coding sequence ATGAAACTCAACGTCGTCGTATCACTCATTCTCCTTCTAATCTCAACCGCCACGTGTTGTCCACCGTCAGACCTCCGTGCACTCCTAGCTTTCCGTTCAGCACTCCACGAGCCATACCTCGGCATTTTCAACTCATGGACCGGCCAAGACTGCTGCCACAACTGGTACGGCGTTAGCTGCGACGCTGTCACTCACCGAGTCGCCGACATCAACCTCCGCGGCGAGTCAGAAGACCCAATCTTCGAGCGAGCTCACCGAACCGGTTACATGACCGGACGCATCTCTCCGGCGATATGCGACCTCGCTCGCCTCTCCGCCATAACAATCGCCGACTGGAAAGGCATCTCCGGCGACATCCCCAAATGCATCACGCGCCTCTCTTTCCTCCGTACGATCGATCTCATTGGAAACCAAATCTCCGGCGAGATTCCGAACGACATCGGGAGATTAAACCGGTTAGCTGTTTTAAACGTCGCGGATAACCGGATATCCGGTTCGATTCCGAAATCGCTAACCAACCTCTCAAGCTTAATGCACTTGGACCTCCGTACCAACTTAATAACCGGTTTAATTCCAACTGATTTCGGCCGGTTAACAATGCTTAGCCGCGCGTTACTAAGCGGTAACCGAATAACCGGTCGGATCCCCGAGTCCTTAACCAAGATTTACCGGTTAGCTGACGTTGATCTCTCGGGTAACCAATTATACGGCACAATCCCACCGTCTCTAGGCCGTATGCCGGTTCTCGCGACGCTTAACCTCGACGGGAACAAAATATCCGGCGAGATACCTCAGACTCTGATGACGTCATCGGTGATGAACTTGAATTTGAGCAGGAACTTGTTGCAAGGGAAGATACCGGAAGGGTTCGGACCAAGGTCTTACTTCACTGTTCTTGATTTGTCTTATAACAATCTCAAGGGACCAATCCCGAGCTCGATATCTGGTGCGTCGTTTATTGGTCATTTGGATCTTAGCCATAACCATCTCTGTGGGAGGATCCCGGTGGGGTCGCCGTTTGACCACCTTGAAGCGGCGTCGTTTATGTTTAACGACTGTCTTTGCGGCAAACCCTTGAAGGCTTGTTTAAAAAATTGA